The following are encoded together in the Plasmodium vinckei vinckei genome assembly, chromosome: PVVCY_12 genome:
- a CDS encoding ribosomal large subunit pseudouridylate synthase, putative yields MIFSRLFNNISRHHREQIIQLKLKRGGFRLARSNFNNYKCGNMKEQNNVVTENGTPLYKSYKGHDLKIEYENDFFLVVNKPYDIKLEKGKLDDIYPSVETLLRKKRNLNTFRMCGQLDYATSGLLIIAKDKLSSNILNYNIESKNISKIYLAILYGHLPLDILHINVPISKVKNEFKMKLCYNYNDYYDTGKYCYSLIYPYKHTYLENEKVTLCELRTITGRRHQLRLHSICLGSGIVGDETYFEDMIENKYKINYINSSGKNITNNDDSTGCVNNKNDETNIEGINNEKFNVEKYVKKRIDAERMMLHCWIIIKNENIKVENKLNKSENINNLEQKIFDKDYIICDDVLSEFVNEKPRTFDECFLKNNDLINQGFINYNVKNINKNIQKVNRKLRKEKYAYDALLHNSLILENSRQEKFESFVKEGKNFQANQIDMQCGKLENFEKFEKKNNEDNSMDLKPENIEQVDVTDTFINNKIIDKNNIYSVKNDKYQNPNDLFDDIHDSVNKFNWG; encoded by the exons atgatttttagtagattatttaataatatatcaagACATCACAGAGAACAAATTAttcaattaaaattaaaaagggGTGGATTCCGATTAGCAAGAagcaattttaataattataaatgtgGAAATATGAAGGAGCAAAATAATGTAGTTACGGAAAATGGTACACCATTATACAAAAGTTACAAAGGTcatgatttaaaaatagaatatgaaaatgatttttTCTTAGTTGTAAATAAACCATATGATATTAAATTAGAGAAAGGGAAACTTGATGATATTTATCCGTCTGTAGAAACATTGcttcgaaaaaaaagaaatttaaatacattCAG AATGTGTGGGCAATTGGATTATGCTACAAGTGGACTTTTAATTATAGCTAAAGATAAATTAAgttcaaatattttaaattacaatatcgaaagtaaaaatataagtaaGATATATCTAGCTATATTATATGGGCATTTACCCCTtgatattttacatataaatgtGCCAATAAGTAAagttaaaaatgaatttaagATGAAATTatgttataattataatgattATTATGATACTGGAAAATATTGTTATAGTTTAATTTACCCATATAAGCATACAtatttagaaaatgaaaaagtgACTTTATGTGAGCTTCGAACAATCACAGGAAGAAGACATCAATTACGATTACATTCAATATGCTTAGGTAGTGGAATAGTTGGGGATGAAACATATTTTGAAGATAtgattgaaaataaatataaaattaattatattaacagTTCAGGTAAAAACATTACTAATAATGATGACAGTACAGGTtgtgtaaataataaaaatgatgaaaccAATATTGAAGgtattaataatgaaaaatttaatgtggaaaaatatgtaaaaaaaagaattgaTGCAGAAAGGATGATGTTACATTGCTGgatcataataaaaaacgaaaatataaaagtagaaaataaattaaataaaagtgaaaatataaataatttagaacaaaaaatatttgataaagattatataatatgtgaTGATGTATTAAGTGAATTTGTAAATGAAAAACCACGAACTTTTGATGAgtgttttttaaaaaataatgatttaattaatcaaggttttattaattataatgttaaaaatattaataaaaatattcaaaaagtGAATAGGAAAttaagaaaagaaaaatacgCATATGATGCTTTGCTACATAACTCTTTAATCCTTGAAAATTCAAGACAGGAAAAATTCGAAAGCTTTGTTAAAGAGggtaaaaattttcaagCAAATCAAATCGATATGCAATGTGGaaaattagaaaattttgaaaaatttgaaaaaaaaaataatgaagacAATTCCATGGATTTAAAACCTGAGAATATCGAGCAAGTTGATGTAACAGatacatttataaataacaaaattatcgataagaataatatttattcggttaaaaatgataaataccAAAACCCAAATGATTTGTTTGATGACATTCATGATAGTGTCAATAAGTTTAATTGGGGGTGa
- a CDS encoding transcription initiation factor TFIID subunit 10, putative, whose translation MDKNFVNDDDEQLIKTLLQNTPAFGEELIDFYLAHNGCKVTEKSCFRLISLFLHKSMENIINNSMSVDSNEGRNDSDKENRHSKKELDYDKLIKEIKKFNDNSNKDENAKNLSVFLE comes from the exons atggataaaaattttgtaaatgaTGACGATGaacaattaataaaaacattgtTGCAAAACACCCCAGca TTTGGTGAAGAATTAattgatttttatttggcTCATAATGGATGTAAAGTTACTGAAAAATCATGCTTTAGACTAATATCGCTATTTTTGCATAAATCCATGGAAAat ATAATCAACAACTCGATGAGTGTAGACTCCAATGAAGGAAGGAATGATAgtgataaagaaaataggCATTCCAAAAAA GAATTAGattatgataaattaattaaagagattaaaaaatttaatgataATTCGAATAAGGAtgaaaatgcaaaaaacCTAAGCGTCTTTTTAGAATAA
- a CDS encoding ATP-dependent RNA helicase DDX1, putative, protein MSAFEELGLDSKLCELLEKNGIDLPTAIQQESIPLILGGGDLCACAETGTGKTMSFIVSSLQVVHELFRNIGTYSKNDNNSNNNNKEIILSDNNIKGNKTNRFVIKSLNNYNPRVQINNDKYECICRNSSNFYEEIKVDCEIKNDMYAFEIKILDKSFINVGFCPLIKETLKYNYTYSSNGCKYTNSREEKYGESFSTNDIITCLINKRSNMIAFKKNGKFMGNAFKTFYKYNDIPFVPYIFGTSFHVSFQFKNLKYIDNSYYKELADIFNDNIKNDNSERKIYFDSDIKGVEKTLSFDKTEVNSHMGNSPIESIENNRKKLYCIVVCPTRDLAMQTYNNYLTYSECFDNYSINIELVVGGEQNFGDRKKKGSYNTNSYSNIIVGTSFKIVEGIKKNTIKLNNIKLLILDEADELINSDEKSILQIKDECMKYSQNVQTCFFSATLQEKNVKDCINKITNKPIFIDLKYGKNIIPSHIYVCIYYVKSKEVHQYSDKEIEYSNIIYNEKMNNMNYSNLYEYTDKVHVLNKNVPKKEETSLNIKINKLKKLVHIINVFNMQNGIIFCRTNLDCDNVYNFLNTVGDGKAYKGTAATTKENKYSCVILKGKMSNEERKNNLNAFKKGEVRFLICTDVAARGIDIQNLRYLIIMTMSDNYSAFFHKVGRVGRDGKNSLCIVLSSENEEEKVWYHSCPTRGVNCYNRNLKDQKGCTIYINESDYIKAINDMLEIPMHVIDPKYYYVENLFDPLNYLKNNLVNNNNKSRRDQNKNQNSIFADIIYTDSSNIFDQNIENIKKLKTAICCKHYELMNFAI, encoded by the coding sequence ATGTCTGCTTTTGAAGAATTAGGCTTGGATAGCAAGCTTTGTGAACTTctagaaaaaaatggaatcgATCTTCCAACAGCAATTCAACAAGAATCAATTCCGTTAATTTTAGGAGGTGGTGATTTATGTGCTTGTGCAGAAACAGGTACAGGGAAAACCATGAGTTTTATTGTATCATCTTTACAAGTAGTGCATGAACTGTTCAGAAATATTGGGacatattcaaaaaatgataacaacagcaacaataataataaagaaataatactAAGTGATAATAACATAAAgggaaataaaacaaaccgatttgtaataaaatctttaaataattacaatCCTAGAGttcaaattaataatgataaatatgagTGCATTTGCCGAAATAGctcaaatttttatgaagaaataaaagtagattgtgaaataaaaaatgatatgtATGCATTTGAAATAAAGATATTAGATAAGAGTTTTATAAATGTTGGGTTTTGTCCATTAATTAAAGaaacattaaaatataattatacatatagtAGTAATGGGtgtaaatatacaaatagtagagaagaaaaatatggagaatcattttcaacaaatgatataataacatgtttaataaataaaagatcGAATATGATtgcttttaaaaaaaatggtaaaTTTATGGGAAATgcttttaaaacattttataaatataatgatatacCTTTTgttccatatatatttggaaCATCTTTTCATGTAAGTTttcaatttaaaaatttgaaatatatagacaattcatattataaagAGTTAGctgatatttttaatgacaatataaaaaatgacaacTCTGAacggaaaatatatttcgaCTCAGATATAAAAGGTGTAGAAAAAACATTATCATTTGACAAGACTGAAGTGAATAGTCATATGGGAAATAGTCCTATCGAAtctattgaaaataatcggaaaaaattatattgtaTAGTGGTATGCCCAACAAGGGACTTAGCTATGCAAACAtacaataattatttaacatATTCAGAATGTTTTGATAATtattctataaatatagaattgGTTGTTGGTGGGGAACAAAATTTTGGGgatcgaaaaaaaaaaggatcATACAATACAAACTCCTATAGTAACATTATTGTGGGTAcatcatttaaaatagttgagggcataaaaaaaaatacaataaagcttaataatataaaattattaattttagaTGAAGCTGATGAACTTATAAATAGTGATGAGAAATCTATTcttcaaataaaagatgAATGCATGAAATATAGTCAAAATGTTCaaacatgttttttttcagcTACATTACAAgagaaaaatgtaaaagactgtataaataaaataacaaataaaccaatatttattgatttaaaatatggaaaaaatataataccatcacatatatatgtttgtatttattatgtaaaaagTAAAGAAGTACATCAATATAGTGATAAAGAAATAGAATACtctaatataatatataatgaaaaaatgaataacatgaattattcaaatttatatgaatatacaGATAAAGTACatgtattaaataaaaatgttccaaaaaaagaagaaacatcattaaatataaaaattaataaattaaaaaaactggtacatataataaatgtatttaatatgcaaaatggtattatattttgtagaACCAATTTAGATTGTGATaatgtttataattttttaaataccgTTGGAGATGGTAAGGCATATAAAGGTACCGCAGCAACAAccaaagaaaataaatattcttgTGTTATATTAAAAGGTAAAATGTCAAAtgaagaaagaaaaaataatttaaatgcttttaaaaaaggtgAAGTCCgctttttaatatgtacTGATGTAGCAGCAAGAGGTATTgatattcaaaatttaagatatttaattattatgacCATGTCAGATAATTATAGTgctttttttcataaagtTGGAAGAGTAGGGAGAGatggaaaaaatagtttatgTATTGTTTTAAGTTCAGAAAATGAGGAAGAAAAAGTTTGGTATCATAGTTGTCCAACTAGGGGTGTGAATTGTTATAATAGAAATTTAAAAGATCAAAAAGGTTgtactatttatattaacgAGTCAGATTATATTAAAGCAATTAATGACATGCTAGAAATACCTATGCATGTTATTGAtccaaaatattattatgtagAAAATCTGTTTGACccattaaattatttaaaaaataatttagtaaataataataataaaagtagAAGAgaccaaaataaaaaccaAAATTCGATTTTTGCtgatattatttacacAGATTCTTCAAATATCTTTGatcaaaatatagaaaacattaaaaaattgaaaactGCTATATGTTGCAAACATTACGAATTAATGAATTTTGCTATTTAA
- a CDS encoding adenosylhomocysteinase, putative — protein MYDSTSKIKDLSLAPFGKLQMEISETEMPGLMTIREEYEKLKPLKGAKITGCLHMTIETALLMETLQKLGAKLRWCSCNIYSTLDYAAAAVSTLENVSVFAWRGETLEEYWWCVEKALTWGENGEGPDLIVDDGADASYLVHKGAEYEKLYEEKKILPDPESGKNEEERCFLSLIKSSILKNPKKWTNMSKKIIGMSEETTTGVLRVKKIEKNNGLLFTAINVNDSVTKQKYDNIYGCRHSLPDGLMRATDFMISGKIVVICGYGDVGKGCASAMKGLGARVYVTEVDPICAIQAIMEGFNVVTLDEIVEKGDFFVTCTGNVDIIKLEHLLKMKNNAVVGNIGHFDDEIQIEDLFSHDGIEIENVKPQVDRVTLPNGNKIIVLAQGRLLNLACATGHPAFVMSFSFCNQVFAQLELWENRNTGKYEKNKSYILPKELDEKVAYYHLKKLNANLTELDDNQCEFLGVSKTGPFKSEAYRY, from the coding sequence atgtatgacAGTACTAGCAAAATTAAAGATTTGAGCTTAGCCCCATTTGGGAAGCTTCAAATGGAAATTTCTGAAACTGAAATGCCAGGACTAATGACAATAAGAGaggaatatgaaaaattgaAGCCTTTGAAAGGAGCTAAAATAACGGGATGTTTGCATATGACTATAGAAACTGCATTATTAATGGAAACCCTACAGAAGTTAGGAGCAAAATTAAGATGGTGTTCTTGTAACATTTATTCGACACTAGATTATGCTGCTGCTGCTGTTAGTACTTTAGAAAATGTATCTGTTTTTGCATGGAGAGGTGAAACTTTAGAGGAATATTGGTGGTGTGTTGAAAAGGCTTTAACTTGGGGTGAAAATGGAGAAGGACCTGATTTGATTGTAGATGATGGTGCAGATGCATCTTATTTAGTACATAAAGGAGcagaatatgaaaaattatatgaagaaaaaaaaatattaccaGATCCAGAATCAGGAAAGAATGAAGAAGAAAGATGCTTTTTAAGTTTAATTAAAAGTTCAATACTTAAGAATCCAAAAAAATGGACAAATatgtcaaaaaaaattattggcATGTCTGAAGAAACAACCACAGGAGTATTAagagtaaaaaaaatcgaaaaaaataatgggCTATTATTTACAGCTATAAATGTAAATGATTCTGTTactaaacaaaaatatgataatatatatggatgCCGACATTCTCTTCCTGATGGTTTAATGAGAGCAACTGACTTTATGATATCTGGTAAAATTGTAGTTATTTGTGGATATGGAGATGTAGGAAAGGGATGTGCATCAGCTATGAAAGGTTTAGGTGCACGAGTTTATGTAACTGAAGTAGATCCAATATGTGCTATACAAGCTATTATGGAAGGATTTAATGTAGTTACATTAGACGAAATTGTTGAGAAGGgtgatttttttgttacttGTACAGGTAATGttgatattattaaattagagcatttattaaaaatgaaaaataatgcaGTAGTAGGTAATATTGGTCATTTCGATGATGAAATACAAATAGAAGATTTATTTAGTCATGATGGTATAGAAatagaaaatgtaaaaCCACAAGTCGATAGAGTGACATTACCAAAtggtaataaaattatagttTTAGCTCAAGGTAGACTTTTAAATCTTGCTTGTGCAACTGGACACCCAGCATTTGTTATGTCTTTCTCATTTTGTAATCAAGTCTTTGCCCAATTAGAATTATGGGAAAATAGAAATACaggaaaatatgaaaaaaataaaagttatATATTACCAAAAGAACTTGATGAAAAAGTTGCTTATTACCAtctcaaaaaattaaatgcaAATTTAACTGAATTAGACGATAACCAATGTGAATTTTTAGGTGTTAGTAAAACTGGTCCATTCAAAAGTGAAGCATATagatattaa
- a CDS encoding nucleotide binding protein, putative — MNILYNSKIILKNNIGIKSKVHRNQCVFIKSQHINFSILNEKHNDTKNNEAPKNVNTGFIELYHKLVETKKIEKDPFQYKLILVLQAFENNLNNYYQHVESKLKNEEAEKKTFFSSFFKGGKKRDKDKDEAAEESEELGKLNNDDNFFIFDDKIKIGKKENKLRYEYMDSENAYNNNMNRYLNLEKENGIKYIRGIYVYGSVGRGKTYFLNLVFDRIKVSKLKIHYHNFMQQIHKDFHEENLNNSEEPIKNISIKMSRKYKLIFIDEFQIVHISDAMLIKSLFKHLFYQGTILICSSNRNPLHLYHNGLNRERFIAFIKLLFKFNYIYEIDNYHDFRLRNSNSNDSIYNIPSKKVEEIKKLCINKYMDTYKKNIDYIKNIEKINHKIFVSDYKKYIVPYNINNYGIFSFKDLCCQNSSIDEFNAISKQNNTIYIYDIQKMTEEINGNEMRRFILLIDILYEKNTRVFFFSDIPIFQIFQTNSIISDFQNLIEKMKQKFNNFNHFKNHFDEQLKSGTFNRPIFNNIIQSFGISQEICDKLFDAINYNINKEYIPIEYLRNILCFHIINYETNIKESLNYLDNSGVELKPIPYLLFDENDIDTSQENSFASMRTLSRIKHMCTMEYLEKHKKLYENDI, encoded by the exons atgaatattttgtataattccaaaataatattaaaaaataatatagggATAAAATCCAAGGTGCATCGAAATCAATgtgtttttataaaatctcaacatataaatttttcaatattaaatgaaaagCATAATGATACTAAAAATAACGAAGCgccaaaaaatgtaaatacaGGCTTTATTGAGTTATATCATAAATTGGtggaaacaaaaaaaatagaaaaggATCCCTTCCAATATAAGCTTATATTAGTCTTACAA GCCTTTGAAAACAACCTAAACAACTACTACCAGCATGTTGAGAGCAAACTGAAAAATGAGGAAGCAGAGAAGAAAACCTTTTTTAgctctttttttaaaggtGGCAAGAAAAGAGACAAAGATAAGGATGAGGCAGCTGAAGAAAGCGAAGAGCTTGGAAAATTgaataatgatgataactttttcatatttgatgataaaataaaaataggaaAGAAAGAGAATAAACTAAGATATGAATATATGGATAGCGAAAATGcttacaataataatatgaataggTACTTAAATTTAGAGAAAGaaaatggaataaaatatataagagGTATATATGTCTATGGGAGTGTTGGTAGGGGTaagacatattttttaaatttagtTTTTGATAGAATTAAAGTaagtaaattaaaaatacattatcataattttatgcAACAAATTCATAAAGATTTTCATGAAGAAAACTTAAATAATTCAGAAGAacctataaaaaatatatcaataaaaatgagtagaaaatataaattaatatttatcgATGAATTTCAAATAGTACATATATCTGATGCTATGCTTATTAAATCATTGTttaaacatttattttatcaagggacaattttaatttgttcatCAAATCGAAATCCTTTACACCTTTATCATAATGGATTAAATAGAGAAAGATTTATtgcttttataaaattattatttaaatttaattatatatatgaaattgATAATTATCATGATTTTCGATTAAGAAATAGTAATTCAAATGAtagtatttataatattccgTCTAAAAAAgttgaagaaataaaaaaattatgtattaataaatatatggatacatataaaaaaaatatagactatattaaaaatatagaaaaaattaatcataaaatttttgtatcagattataaaaaatatattgtcccatataatataaataattatggaatattttcatttaaagaCTTATGTTGCCAAAATTCAAGTATAGACGAATTTAATGCTATatcaaaacaaaataatactatatatatttatgatattcaaaaaatgacTGAAGAAATTAATGGAAATGAAATGAGACGTTTTATACTTTTAATAgacatattatatgaaaaaaatacaagagtttttttttttagtgaTATAcctatttttcaaatttttcaaacaaattcaattatttctgattttcaaaatttaattgaaaaaatgaaacaaaagtttaacaattttaatcaTTTTAAAAACCATTTTGATGAGCAATTAAAATCGGGCACTTTTAATCGACCCATTTTTAACAACATTATTCAATCTTTTGGAATATCTCAAGA aaTTTGTGACAAGCTTTTTGATGCAATCAACtacaatattaataagGAATATATACCTATAGAATACCTAAG aaatattttatgtttccatattataaattatgaaactaatataaaagagagcctaaattatttagatAATTCCGGTGTCGAATTGAAGCCAATTCCATACCTATTGTTTGA cgAAAATGATATAGACACATCCCAAGAAAATTCATTTGCTTCAATGAGGACCTTGTCTAG aATAAAGCATATGTGTACAATGGAATATTTGGAaaagcataaaaaattgtatgaaaatgatatataa